TACGATTACActttgggcacgtggagatcgttcGTGCGagaaattaattatgattataagTTAGGCACGTGGAAATCGTCCGTGAGAGAAATTGATTATGATTATAAGTtaggcacgtggagatcgtccgtgctggggattgtttgattttatgatagtgcGTTGAGATCGTCCGCACAGACACGTTGATATCGTCTGTGTCGGTATATGGATctcgcgagtcccccatgggtcatgaactctcaATGTATTTtcgaggagtatcatgtatatacggttgagagagtacCTGGTATTCTAAGGCAttcatttcatggtgtcatattgcattacatcccatgacatccttcattcttgatgatttGTGTTTATTTGGTGGTTGGAAAATACTTGATATTTGATTACCTCTATTtaatgaacttgatcttgtgtgttgctgatattGTGAGTGCCTCTTTTTGtggaagttgtgattgatgaatattgagtttgttcttgaggatatgtaattggtTAAAGTGATTGTTGTTGAGTTGGGTGCTATGTAcactgtgaactgttaggtttggttggttttatgcaggttgtagttgtggaggtttggttggtgtgtaaggagtacccgtattttattcccttagcttgtgttttgAAGTTTACTTGCTAAGTATcatgtggtttggtactcatcccttgcttctacaattttttataggttacgagcctgaattttgtgatactttccattttcctattttttgaggcttcttggagatttgtgaggtagttgtttgtcatctcagcagaccttcttactcctatttatgattttgttctattctagaaacaaggtcatttgagacttgtattttcttttgaatcaatggTAATACTTAGAGccttgtacatgtgacaaccaaattttggggatatttttgagttaattatgatatttccgcattttattgtattagttgggttttaggctgacttgtcttaatgggataagacgagtaccatcacgtccatttttggatcgtgacattcTCTGTTGTTAGCCTTTTATATTCTAGATTTGCACCACCTTTTTTAACTTTGCTACTCTTCTTTGAGCCACTAGCACTAGTAGTTGATTGTTGAGTACTAAATTGACTTGTTTGTTGAGCAACACTTGCAAAATTTACAGAAATATTTGCAGCACGTCCACCAGTAGTTGTTGCAGCACTAGTTGCACCTCCAGAAGTTGCTAAAGTAGTGGCTGGTCTGTTAGTAGTTGCACCACCATTTCCACTAGTAGTTACACCTGTAGAAGCTGCTGAAATAGTTGCACCACCATTTCCACCAGTAGTTGCACCTACAGAAGCTGTTGAAGTAGTGACTGGTCTTTTAGTAGTTGCACCACCACTTCCATCAACAGTTACACGTGTAGAAGCTGCTGAAATAGTTGCACCACCACTTTCACTAGTAGCTCTACCAGTTACACCTGTAGAAGCTACTGAAGTAGTTGCAGCACCACTTCCACCTGTAGCAGTTCTTGCAATTCCAGTAGTATAGCCATTTTTCTACATACAAAAATTTTTCAAACTGAATTAAGAagtattgataaaaataaatttcattaacAAAGTTGAAGAAGTTAAAGCAAAACTTACAGCAATTGGACATTCTTTCTTGTTATGTCCAAAATTTCTGCACAAAGAACATTTCGTTTTTCTCCACTTCCTTGTAGCCTTTCCAAACTTCTTCTTACTAGGTTCATCACTATCTTTTGACCTTTTTTTCCTTGGTCTTCCTGGCATATGAGTGATTTCAGGTGGCTCAATGGATGGTATTGTGCTCTTGGGCCACATTTTCATGTTTGTCATAGGTTGAATGAACTTACTGTATGCCTTCAAATATGTTTCCTTCTTGTACTAGTGATCAACAAATGACTCAACATCTAGATCCTTGCAATGCATTGCAGTAACTGCATGTGCATAAGGAATCCCCTTCAGTTGCCATGACCTACAACTACACACTTTCTTTTTGAGATTAACAACATGTTTATATGGTGGATGCTGAATCTCATAGCCATTATCTCCATTAAATTTAACCTCACATATGGCTGCATGTTCAGCATTGTCAGTAAGAATTTGCATAGCCATAGGTGACACATCAGTTATACATTTTTCAGAAAACTCCCTCATTTGAGTCATTATTTCCTTGACTTTGACTCTAATTTCCTCTAACATTGTGATGATTGATTTGAATCTAGCTGTCAAGATCCAACTATTGAATGTGTCACACATATTATTCTCAACTATATCACATTTGCTATGGTCCTTGAATAATGCCCTGCACCATGCATTTTTGTTGTACTTTAACAAAGCTTCCACAATACCTTCTCCCAATAGactcatttcatcaagttttaattgtaaatgaacTTCAAATGGAGCCCTAACAACCTGCCAAAACTTCTTTCAGTTGGTCCATATATGTCTAGCACACCATCTAATCTCAGTATTTGGCAATAAATCAACAAGTGCTAGGTTAAGACCCTATCAAAGAAAAAAGGCATGCCTAGAAAAAACAATAAGAACATAAGTGTAACATAGAAATTGCTATagcaaagtaaaaaaaaatactacaaagTGTTCTCATACCTTCTGCATATCAAACATAACTGTCGGTCCTTCACCTTCAGTTTGTGTCAGTTCCAAATCATGTTTGATGCATTTGATAAACCAAGACCATGTGttcttagattttttattaattattacccATGCTACAGAGTACATCTGATTATTTATGCACGACAACAGTTCACCTCTACATATACCTTTCAGAAATGCACCATCAAAACCAATTATCCTTTTACACTCCTCCATCCAACCACTTTTTAATGCTCCAAGACAAATATAAATCCCTTGGAATACCTCTTTTCCAGGAATTGTATTCTTGGATGTCCTAACAACCACAGTAGTTCCTGGATTTGTAAACTTCAACTCCTCAGCATAGTCATACAATCTAGCAAATTCCTCTATGAAATCACCCATATGCTCATTCATGACtttcatttttacttttctACAACTTGTTTTACTAACATACAATCCATAATTCTTTTGTACCGAGCCTTGAATCTGATGCTAGGCTCACTCATGATTCTATCTTTGTAAGTCTTACAAATTCAGTTTGGAGTACATAACttgtttcttgttcttttgAAACACTTATGGAAATGAAAATATGTCTTCACAATAAAATTTTCAGTATTACCCTCAATACTTCCAAGAATATGCCAAGGATAACCCTCTTTATTACACTTTGCCTTGATCCTCTCCATTTCATTAGGTTTAAGTTTAATGTTCACACCATTTTGAATAGAGAAAGTCTGTAGTGCTTCTCTAAACTGAACATTATTCACAAAAATCATATACaacttgaataaaaaaaaatggcagTTGGGTCAAAATAGACCTTTGTACTTGAAtttctagctagtggatctacaaCCTCATCAGAATCAACAGGATCCCCTTCATCCTTACTAATATCACTGCCAGGATCTGAGCTATCAAAATACAGGTCATTCCCACCTAATTTTCCTTCATATCTTCCCCTCTTATTGTTATAAATATCTTCAAAACCAGCATCTATACCTACAGGACCAGAAGGTATCTCATCTACATTTATTCTAGCAGCCTTCTCTTTAGTAACttgttcttgaatgttagaCTTCCTAGCTTCAACGAACTCAGAATCCAAGTCACTTAAGTCATCAATGTTCTCATCAATATCATAAAGTGACTCAGAATCAGATTGTTTAGCATCTACATCTACATCAGATTCATCAGATGTATGAAGGTGGTAGGAAGAAAAGTCATTACCTTGACCTTGATCTTGACCTTCTTCTTCATCTAAATTCTCTAAAGAAACCTCAAGAGCAGCAGCCTTCTTATTCTTACCCTTGTTTACCCTAGGTTGCTGATCTTCTTTTATATTGGTATCATTTTTATCAGATGGTTGAGGGGAAGACACATCAGCCCTAACATTTATAACAGTAGGTGGGGGGGGTTACCTTTTTTTGGAGTAAGCAATTGGGCTATTTACACCTCAGTAGGATCCTCAACAATTAAAGGAGTACTAATTTGATGTACCACATACACATCAACAAAGTCCCCACCCTTTAAGTTGTTAATAAATCTCAACACATCAGCATCatttttcaacatataaaaaaCACCTTTTTTGTTAACTTTGCACCCAAAGGTTTCAACTTGTTCAACTCCCAATTCTCTAGctaatttatgaaaaaacataatatgaagCTCATCCATATCGATTCTTATTTTTTCAAGATCAGAAATTCCATTAGCATACCTGAGTTCAGGATCTGATAAAAAATAGCCCCCATAATACATTTGAAGTGTAATAATTGTCGAACTAATATTCTTATCATGCCTGCAAAGTCACGAGAATACAATCAGATGATTGACAACAAACCCTAAATGTCCAAAAAAAGCCCTAATTCGCAAAAATCCCTAATCGACAAAAACATCTAATTTTAAACTAATTCTTTATGGAACACAACAAAAACCTCTATAACAATCTGATATAATCCAATTGGACCACTAACAAGAAAGAAATCCAACgcaattgataaaaaataaataaataattctagATTCAACAGATATTCACGACAAATGTCATTGAATGCATAATACTTCTACAAATTGTTATTAGGCTTGTTATTAGGCATGTAAAAAACCAAAATCCTCCCTAAAATCACACCACGACCTCTGCAACAACTAAGCCCTAACAAGAactcaaaacaacaaaattcaaaatgaaacACCAAAAACACAACTGCAAAACAAAGAGAAtgaaaattagtcaagaaaCTTACAACTATGGAGTCAAACGCGAACTCAAACACTTCACAAAATCGAAAAAAATCACAGTGAGCAACAATGTAAATCGGGATTAAGGGAGTAGAAGGGTCTAgttgaaaaaagaaaggaaagaaatgtttgaaagaaaaggATTAGCCTATTTTTAACATGTCATATCCTATGTGGCATTTTTATATTACGTGGATAGCTACGTGCGGTGTCTGTAGTTCACGCACCACTGAGTGATCaaaaaaagggtttaaaatgttggATTTCAGTGGGTTCGAGGATTCAGTTGGCAAA
This genomic stretch from Solanum stenotomum isolate F172 chromosome 10, ASM1918654v1, whole genome shotgun sequence harbors:
- the LOC125843196 gene encoding uncharacterized protein LOC125843196, with the protein product MTNMKMWPKSTIPSIEPPEITHMPGRPRKKRSKDSDEPSKKKFGKATRKWRKTKCSLCRNFGHNKKECPIAKNGYTTGIARTATGGSGAATTSVASTGVTGRATSESGATTGGNGGATISAASTGVTTSGNGGATTNRPATTLATSGGATSAATTTGGRAANISVNFASVAQQTSQFSTQQSTTSASGSKKSSKVKKEKPRTTGFGVLFGANGSVIERFGTTDRVLHCAPLKSSVPTNIDLGYKPNGLRWKGGAAVTQRQLQEQSYKRATQSTPSTQDT